Proteins encoded by one window of Flagellimonas lutaonensis:
- a CDS encoding GNAT family N-acetyltransferase: MIRLHRCTAIDLPTLTKISRETFVTAFEKDNNPDDFAVYVAKAFSSKTLKEQLEDPDTLFYFVYDEHDVLVGYVKINQNNAQTELKEPTSVELERIYVLQQYQGKNIGSELLRKVIELASALKKKTLWLGVWEHNPRAIRFYERHGFVKFGEHPYFIGNDEQTDWLMGLQLN; this comes from the coding sequence ATGATTCGTCTTCATAGATGTACTGCCATCGATTTGCCAACCTTGACCAAAATTTCAAGGGAAACCTTCGTGACCGCTTTTGAGAAAGACAACAACCCAGATGATTTTGCGGTGTACGTTGCCAAGGCATTTTCTTCCAAAACGCTAAAAGAGCAACTTGAAGACCCCGACACGCTTTTTTATTTTGTCTATGATGAGCACGATGTTTTGGTGGGATATGTCAAGATAAACCAAAACAATGCCCAAACAGAACTCAAAGAGCCAACATCCGTCGAGTTGGAGCGTATTTATGTACTACAGCAGTACCAAGGAAAGAACATCGGAAGCGAATTGCTTCGAAAAGTGATTGAACTGGCATCGGCCTTGAAAAAGAAGACACTTTGGCTGGGCGTGTGGGAACACAACCCCAGGGCCATTCGTTTTTACGAGCGGCACGGGTTCGTAAAATTTGGTGAGCACCCTTATTTTATCGGAAACGACGAACAGACCGATTGGTTGATGGGGCTTCAACTAAACTGA
- a CDS encoding outer membrane beta-barrel protein, with protein MENKDIEQLFKEKFKDFRSKPDERVWKSIQNSLDARKRKKRVPPIWWRLGGIAALLVLLFYIVNPLGDDNQSSLDEAQPQVSDTQSAGGDGEYTEEGAVQNTVSNPSKDDDQQVAEAPEGTETGRSSVLQSTSKEKSISKLASNTEANKQPENTENKPKSTLTSNTGQSSETTLENEAKTVSEARKEAIAQRGANEMPTEDGQVGFGVSSKEEAVAVNPKTQEEDEKKSILDAIAAQEEDENKLAQNQGGKWSVGPSVAPVYFDAIGQGSPIHSNFATNTKSGNLNLSYGLSVTYQINERLTVRSGVHKVDYGYDTNEIVFSSTLPSSGSEELKNIDYAQTSRGLIVESKTTTRSAAENAVFDILAQSPEFDGRMVQQMGYVEVPVELSYALVNKKFGVNVIGGFSSLFLVDNAVSLESQGFVTEMGEANNVNDVNFSANAGIGLDYQFTPKIRFSLEPVFKYQLNTFSDTAGDFRPYTIGVYSGVNFRF; from the coding sequence ATGGAAAATAAAGACATAGAACAACTGTTCAAGGAAAAATTCAAAGATTTCCGCTCCAAACCCGATGAACGGGTGTGGAAGTCCATCCAAAACTCGCTTGATGCAAGGAAACGCAAAAAGAGAGTGCCGCCCATTTGGTGGAGACTTGGCGGCATTGCTGCGCTGTTGGTACTTTTATTCTATATCGTAAATCCGCTGGGGGACGATAATCAATCATCCCTAGACGAGGCACAGCCACAGGTATCCGACACCCAGTCAGCAGGTGGTGATGGGGAGTACACAGAAGAAGGAGCAGTCCAAAATACCGTTTCAAACCCATCAAAGGATGATGACCAACAAGTGGCCGAAGCCCCCGAGGGCACGGAAACAGGGCGTTCATCGGTGCTTCAATCCACATCCAAAGAAAAAAGCATCTCAAAACTGGCGTCAAATACGGAAGCGAACAAGCAACCTGAGAATACTGAGAACAAGCCAAAATCGACCTTGACCTCCAATACGGGCCAATCATCTGAAACAACTCTAGAAAACGAAGCAAAAACAGTATCAGAAGCCCGAAAAGAAGCCATCGCACAACGTGGGGCAAATGAAATGCCTACAGAAGATGGCCAAGTCGGTTTTGGAGTTTCCTCAAAAGAAGAGGCCGTTGCCGTGAACCCCAAAACACAAGAAGAGGATGAAAAAAAATCGATTCTCGATGCCATTGCCGCGCAGGAAGAAGATGAAAATAAATTGGCGCAGAACCAAGGGGGTAAATGGTCTGTAGGGCCCTCTGTGGCTCCCGTATATTTTGATGCCATCGGGCAAGGCTCACCCATACACTCCAACTTTGCCACCAATACAAAATCGGGCAACCTAAACCTCAGCTATGGTCTTTCGGTCACCTATCAGATAAATGAACGGTTAACCGTTCGGTCTGGCGTACATAAGGTCGATTATGGCTACGACACCAACGAAATTGTATTTTCATCGACCTTGCCCAGTTCGGGCAGTGAAGAGCTCAAGAACATTGATTACGCCCAGACCTCAAGGGGGTTGATCGTTGAGAGCAAGACAACCACTCGCTCTGCGGCAGAAAATGCCGTCTTTGATATTTTGGCGCAAAGTCCCGAGTTTGATGGGCGCATGGTACAACAAATGGGATACGTTGAAGTGCCCGTAGAGCTCAGCTATGCCTTGGTGAACAAAAAGTTTGGGGTTAACGTCATTGGGGGCTTCAGCTCGTTGTTCTTGGTAGATAATGCCGTGTCGTTAGAGTCACAAGGCTTCGTTACCGAAATGGGTGAGGCCAACAACGTAAACGATGTAAATTTCAGTGCCAATGCAGGAATTGGTCTCGACTATCAATTTACCCCCAAAATACGTTTCAGCCTAGAACCTGTTTTTAAATACCAATTGAACACCTTTTCGGATACAGCCGGCGATTTTAGGCCCTACACGATTGGTGTTTA
- a CDS encoding RNA polymerase sigma factor has translation MSLEELINNCKKGKRQAQEELYRRYSEVLFGICLKYSRNRTEAEDNLHDSFMTIFDKIGQFNFKGSFEGWIKRITVNTVLQKYRKEQYLKVIDENFIEADDESGHETPDVSLATLLKYIQELPNKYRLTFNLYVLDGYSHREISEMLGTSTGTSKSNLARAKMILREKLEKKNINIA, from the coding sequence TTGAGTCTTGAAGAGCTCATAAATAACTGTAAAAAGGGTAAAAGACAGGCGCAAGAAGAACTCTACCGAAGGTATTCAGAAGTTCTTTTTGGTATTTGTCTCAAATACTCACGCAACAGAACCGAGGCAGAAGACAATCTGCATGATAGCTTCATGACCATTTTTGATAAAATCGGACAGTTCAATTTCAAGGGGTCGTTTGAAGGATGGATAAAGCGAATCACCGTCAATACGGTCTTGCAGAAGTATAGAAAAGAACAGTATTTAAAAGTAATCGACGAGAACTTTATAGAAGCAGACGACGAGTCTGGCCATGAAACCCCAGATGTAAGTCTGGCAACCTTGCTGAAGTACATTCAAGAACTGCCCAACAAATATCGCTTGACCTTTAACCTGTACGTACTCGATGGCTATTCACATCGTGAGATCAGTGAAATGTTGGGAACATCGACCGGCACCTCAAAATCAAATCTGGCCCGTGCCAAAATGATCTTGAGGGAAAAGCTCGAAAAAAAAAACATAAACATCGCCTAA
- the recA gene encoding recombinase RecA, with product MSSEKEAKLKALKLTLDKLDKTYGKGAVMKMGDSVVEDVEVIPSGSLGLDIALGVGGYPRGRVIEIYGPESSGKTTLTLHAIAEAQKNGGIAAFIDAEHAFDRFYAQKLGVDIDNLIISQPDHGEQALEIADNLIRSGAIDIVIVDSVAALTPKSEIEGEMGDSKMGLHARLMSQALRKLTSTISKTNCTVIFINQLREKIGVMFGNPETTTGGNALKFYASVRLDIRRSTQIKDTDGNVQGNKTRVKVVKNKVAPPFKTAEFDIMYGEGISKVGEILDLGVAYEIVKKSGSWFSYGDTKLGQGRDAVKALLQDNPELSEELEGKIKEAIASL from the coding sequence ATGAGCAGTGAAAAAGAAGCAAAGTTAAAGGCGCTAAAGCTAACATTGGACAAGTTGGACAAAACCTACGGAAAAGGAGCCGTCATGAAAATGGGCGACTCTGTGGTAGAGGATGTAGAGGTAATTCCGTCAGGTTCGTTGGGTCTTGATATTGCCCTGGGTGTGGGAGGCTATCCACGTGGCAGGGTCATTGAAATATACGGTCCGGAATCTTCCGGTAAAACCACCCTGACCCTACATGCCATTGCCGAGGCACAAAAAAATGGAGGCATTGCGGCCTTCATCGATGCAGAGCATGCCTTTGATCGCTTCTATGCCCAAAAATTAGGGGTAGATATCGATAACCTTATCATATCACAGCCCGACCATGGTGAGCAAGCCTTAGAAATTGCCGATAACCTTATTCGCTCAGGGGCCATAGACATTGTTATTGTGGATTCGGTTGCCGCCTTGACCCCCAAAAGTGAAATCGAGGGTGAAATGGGCGACTCAAAGATGGGGCTGCATGCACGATTAATGTCACAGGCCCTTCGTAAATTGACCTCAACCATTAGCAAGACCAACTGTACCGTGATCTTTATCAACCAGTTGCGAGAGAAGATCGGGGTAATGTTCGGCAATCCAGAAACCACAACCGGGGGTAACGCGCTTAAGTTCTATGCCTCGGTACGGCTTGATATTCGCCGTTCAACACAAATAAAGGATACAGATGGCAATGTGCAGGGGAATAAAACCCGTGTAAAAGTGGTCAAGAACAAAGTGGCCCCGCCTTTTAAAACGGCCGAATTTGACATTATGTACGGTGAAGGCATTTCAAAGGTAGGTGAGATATTGGATCTTGGGGTTGCCTATGAGATCGTTAAGAAGAGTGGTTCATGGTTCAGTTATGGCGACACCAAGTTGGGGCAAGGGCGTGATGCCGTAAAAGCGCTTTTACAAGACAACCCAGAGCTCTCTGAAGAACTCGAGGGCAAAATCAAGGAGGCCATTGCTTCGCTGTAA
- a CDS encoding ferredoxin, with translation MVVVTLQREKCIGCNYCVELAPGQFQMSKKDGKSILLRSEHKKGFYTMKTFDETVFDPCKKAQQACPVKIITTKKV, from the coding sequence ATGGTTGTGGTTACCTTACAGCGCGAAAAGTGCATTGGTTGCAATTACTGTGTGGAGCTGGCGCCCGGCCAGTTTCAAATGTCGAAGAAAGACGGCAAGAGCATATTGCTGCGGTCAGAGCACAAGAAAGGCTTTTACACAATGAAGACGTTTGACGAGACTGTTTTTGACCCTTGCAAGAAGGCGCAGCAAGCATGTCCGGTTAAGATCATCACTACCAAGAAAGTTTGA
- a CDS encoding penicillin-binding protein 1A, with the protein MAKAAKKEKRSFLKYIKWFWILFASGILFAAMLFLLAGWGAFGEMPTFERLENPQTNLATEILSSDGKTLGKFYLDDNRTPVPYDSLPENLVNALVATEDARYFDHAGIDARGTLRAMIFLGKKGGASTITQQLSKLLFTKKPSGGVERILQKVKEWVIATRLERQYTKEEIIQMYLNQYDFGYAADGIRSAARIYFGKEPSQLRTEESAVLVGMLKNSSLYNPIRREELVTARRNTVLGQMAKYGYITEQEKDSLQALEMDLNFNPESHREGLATYFRMYLQKFLNRWIEENPKPDGTKYNIYLDGLKVYTTIDSRMQRNAEEAVEAHMKNLQAEFFHQNTPERNPTTPFVDLEQSEIDNIMERAMKNSARWRAMKRQGKPESEIRASFNEKTEMTVFDWNSDSYEKDTILTPLDSIRYYKTFLRTAMMSMEPQTGHVKAWVGGVDYKHFQYDNVIQGARQAGSTFKPFVYAAAIDQLRLSPCDSLPDTQYCIEAGKHGNPDPWCPKNSNGKYSGERMTLKKALANSVNTITAQLIDRVGPGSVVNIARGMGLTREIPEVPSIALGTPDFSVFEMVGAYGTFANQGVFVKPVTVTRIEDKNGTVLYEYVPETKDVLSKDVAYAMVNLMEGVTEYGSGARLRHSWAKNQTVYKEIITGYPYELTNPIAGKTGTTQNQSDGWFMGMVPNLVTGVWVGGEDRSIHFKSLTYGQGASMALPIWALYMKKNYADEELGVSKEAFEEPEALSINVDCTKILEEIKEDVDTEDDLDDLDF; encoded by the coding sequence ATGGCAAAGGCAGCTAAGAAAGAAAAAAGGAGTTTTTTAAAATATATTAAGTGGTTCTGGATTCTTTTTGCATCTGGAATTCTTTTCGCAGCAATGCTATTTTTATTGGCAGGATGGGGCGCCTTTGGTGAAATGCCCACCTTTGAGCGTTTAGAGAACCCGCAGACCAACCTGGCCACCGAAATACTGTCTTCTGACGGGAAGACCCTTGGGAAGTTTTATTTGGATGATAACCGTACCCCGGTTCCTTACGATAGCCTGCCCGAAAACCTGGTCAACGCCTTGGTGGCCACAGAGGATGCACGGTATTTTGACCATGCTGGTATTGATGCAAGGGGTACATTAAGGGCCATGATCTTTTTGGGTAAAAAGGGTGGCGCCAGTACAATAACACAACAACTTTCGAAGCTACTTTTCACGAAAAAGCCATCGGGTGGTGTGGAACGTATTTTGCAAAAGGTAAAGGAATGGGTCATTGCTACCCGGCTTGAGCGACAGTATACCAAAGAAGAAATCATTCAGATGTATCTGAACCAGTATGATTTTGGGTATGCGGCCGATGGTATCCGCTCTGCCGCGCGCATCTATTTTGGCAAAGAACCCTCACAGCTAAGAACCGAAGAATCAGCGGTATTGGTGGGGATGCTAAAAAATTCTTCATTGTACAATCCGATCAGAAGAGAAGAGCTGGTCACGGCCAGAAGAAACACGGTGTTGGGCCAAATGGCCAAGTATGGGTACATCACAGAGCAAGAAAAAGACTCGTTGCAGGCCCTTGAGATGGATCTGAACTTCAACCCTGAATCGCACCGTGAGGGGCTCGCCACGTATTTTCGTATGTACCTGCAAAAGTTTTTGAACAGGTGGATAGAGGAGAACCCAAAGCCCGACGGTACCAAGTACAACATTTATCTAGATGGCCTAAAAGTCTACACCACCATCGATTCTCGCATGCAGCGAAATGCCGAAGAGGCCGTTGAGGCACACATGAAAAACCTACAGGCAGAGTTCTTTCATCAGAATACACCCGAAAGAAACCCGACCACACCCTTTGTTGACCTTGAGCAATCTGAAATAGACAACATTATGGAGCGCGCCATGAAAAATTCTGCCCGCTGGCGCGCCATGAAAAGGCAGGGCAAACCTGAAAGTGAGATTAGAGCATCGTTCAACGAAAAGACCGAGATGACCGTTTTCGATTGGAACAGCGATTCGTACGAGAAAGATACTATTTTGACGCCCTTGGATTCCATTCGGTACTACAAGACGTTTCTACGTACGGCCATGATGTCGATGGAGCCACAGACCGGCCACGTAAAGGCATGGGTCGGCGGGGTCGACTACAAGCATTTTCAGTACGACAATGTCATTCAAGGGGCCAGACAGGCCGGTTCCACTTTTAAGCCCTTTGTGTATGCGGCGGCCATAGACCAATTACGCTTATCGCCCTGTGATTCGCTGCCCGATACACAGTATTGCATAGAGGCTGGCAAGCACGGCAATCCTGACCCTTGGTGCCCAAAAAACTCCAATGGCAAGTATTCTGGGGAACGTATGACGTTAAAAAAGGCCTTGGCCAACTCGGTTAACACCATTACTGCCCAGCTGATCGATAGGGTGGGCCCGGGCTCGGTGGTGAACATTGCCCGTGGCATGGGCCTTACCCGAGAGATACCCGAAGTGCCATCAATCGCCTTGGGCACACCCGATTTCAGCGTTTTTGAAATGGTGGGGGCCTATGGCACGTTCGCAAACCAGGGCGTATTTGTGAAACCGGTAACCGTTACCCGTATCGAAGACAAAAACGGTACCGTGCTTTACGAGTACGTGCCCGAGACCAAAGATGTGTTGAGCAAAGATGTGGCCTATGCCATGGTAAACCTGATGGAGGGTGTTACCGAATATGGCTCTGGGGCAAGGCTCCGGCATTCGTGGGCAAAAAACCAAACGGTATATAAAGAGATTATCACAGGCTATCCCTATGAATTGACGAACCCCATTGCGGGTAAGACGGGCACTACCCAGAACCAGAGCGATGGTTGGTTTATGGGCATGGTGCCGAATTTGGTGACCGGTGTCTGGGTCGGGGGCGAAGATCGTTCCATCCACTTCAAAAGCCTGACCTATGGGCAAGGTGCCTCAATGGCTCTGCCTATTTGGGCATTGTACATGAAAAAGAACTATGCTGATGAAGAGCTGGGTGTTTCAAAAGAGGCATTTGAAGAGCCCGAGGCATTGTCCATCAATGTGGATTGCACCAAAATTTTGGAAGAAATCAAAGAAGACGTCGATACCGAGGATGATCTTGACGACTTGGATTTTTAG
- a CDS encoding peptidase U32 family protein — translation MKASKKIELMAPAGNFESLQAAIDSGADSVYFGVEQLNMRARASINFTLEDLDEIAKRCNAKNVRTYLTLNTIIYDHDLSVIKTVLDRAKKAGITAVIAMDQAVIAYARQIDMEVHISTQINITNIETVKFYAMFADTMVLSRELSLRQIKKICDQIEREQVKGPSGNLVEIEVFGHGALCMAVSGKCYLSLHSHNSSANRGACKQNCRKKYTVIDQESGFEIEIDNEYMMSPKDLCTIDFLDQVIDAGVKVLKIEGRGRAPEYVATVIRTYREAIDAYYDGTYSKEKVATWMQELEKVYNRGFWGGYYLGQKLGEWSEGPGSQATQKKVYVGKGVHYYPKSNIAEFKIEAFDIKVGDRLLVTGPTTGVKELDLKEMMVDERMTEIAKKGDHCTLRTNFRVRPSDKLYKIAKA, via the coding sequence ATGAAAGCCAGCAAGAAAATAGAGTTGATGGCCCCTGCGGGTAATTTTGAATCGCTTCAGGCCGCCATTGACAGTGGTGCAGATTCTGTTTATTTCGGGGTCGAGCAGTTGAACATGCGTGCCAGAGCCAGTATCAACTTTACCTTGGAAGACCTTGATGAGATTGCGAAGCGGTGCAATGCCAAGAATGTACGCACTTATCTCACCCTGAACACCATTATCTACGATCACGACCTTTCAGTGATCAAAACGGTGCTTGACAGGGCCAAGAAAGCAGGCATTACAGCCGTTATAGCAATGGACCAAGCGGTAATTGCCTATGCGCGCCAGATAGACATGGAAGTGCATATTTCGACCCAAATCAATATCACCAACATTGAAACGGTAAAGTTTTATGCCATGTTTGCCGACACCATGGTGCTGAGCCGAGAGTTGAGTTTGAGGCAAATCAAGAAAATATGCGATCAAATCGAAAGAGAGCAGGTGAAGGGTCCCTCTGGCAATTTGGTCGAGATTGAGGTTTTTGGACACGGAGCGCTCTGCATGGCCGTCTCGGGCAAATGCTATTTGAGCCTGCATTCGCACAACTCGTCTGCCAACCGCGGCGCCTGCAAGCAAAACTGCCGAAAAAAATATACCGTGATCGACCAAGAGAGCGGCTTCGAAATTGAAATTGACAACGAGTACATGATGTCGCCCAAAGACCTTTGTACGATCGACTTTTTGGATCAAGTGATCGACGCCGGGGTGAAGGTCTTGAAAATCGAGGGCAGGGGTAGGGCTCCCGAATACGTGGCAACCGTGATAAGAACTTATAGGGAGGCCATAGATGCCTATTACGATGGAACCTATTCAAAAGAAAAGGTGGCGACATGGATGCAAGAGCTTGAAAAAGTCTACAATAGGGGCTTTTGGGGGGGCTACTATTTGGGCCAAAAGCTTGGCGAATGGAGCGAAGGCCCAGGATCCCAGGCCACGCAAAAGAAGGTCTATGTGGGCAAGGGGGTACATTATTATCCAAAGTCCAATATTGCCGAGTTCAAGATAGAGGCCTTTGACATAAAAGTCGGGGACAGGCTATTGGTCACAGGCCCTACCACCGGGGTAAAGGAGTTGGATTTGAAAGAGATGATGGTCGACGAAAGAATGACCGAGATTGCCAAAAAAGGCGATCATTGTACACTGCGAACCAACTTTAGGGTACGCCCTTCAGACAAACTTTACAAGATTGCCAAGGCCTAA
- a CDS encoding CoA transferase subunit A has translation MIDKTVKNVEEALQGVTDGMTFMLGGFGLCGIPENAIAELVRKGIKGITCISNNAGVDDFGLGLLLQKRQIKKMISSYVGENDEFERQMLSGELEVELTPQGTLAEKCRAAQAGIPAFYTPAGYGTEVAEGKETREFNGKMYVLEEAYKADFAFVKAWKGDEAGNLIFKGTARNFNPCMCGAATITVAEVEELLPVGSLDPNQIHIPGIFVQRIFQGQKYEKRIEQRTVRPRD, from the coding sequence ATGATTGACAAGACCGTAAAAAATGTCGAAGAGGCACTACAGGGAGTAACAGATGGCATGACTTTTATGTTGGGCGGATTTGGCCTTTGTGGCATACCTGAAAACGCCATTGCCGAATTGGTCAGAAAAGGGATCAAAGGCATTACCTGTATTTCAAACAATGCCGGGGTCGATGATTTTGGCTTGGGCCTATTGCTTCAAAAACGGCAGATAAAAAAAATGATTTCCTCGTACGTGGGCGAGAACGATGAGTTCGAGCGGCAAATGCTCAGCGGAGAACTCGAAGTGGAGCTCACCCCACAGGGCACCTTGGCAGAAAAGTGCAGGGCCGCCCAAGCGGGCATCCCCGCATTTTATACACCTGCAGGCTATGGCACCGAGGTGGCAGAGGGTAAGGAGACCCGAGAGTTCAATGGTAAAATGTACGTGTTGGAAGAGGCTTACAAGGCCGATTTTGCCTTTGTAAAGGCATGGAAGGGCGATGAGGCCGGCAACCTGATATTCAAGGGTACGGCGCGAAATTTTAATCCGTGTATGTGCGGGGCGGCGACCATAACGGTGGCAGAAGTGGAGGAACTATTGCCCGTTGGCAGTCTTGACCCTAATCAGATACATATTCCCGGCATATTCGTGCAACGTATTTTTCAGGGGCAGAAATATGAAAAAAGAATAGAACAACGAACTGTTAGGCCAAGGGATTGA
- a CDS encoding gliding motility lipoprotein GldH, translating into MPKYSISILLVLLLVSCNKELAYSEFQPIANGKWPATDTLEFQVSNLDSLQRHNMFINVRNNDAFPFSNLFLITEFEHPRGETVRDTLEYEMAKPNGEWLGTGHGSIKESKLWYRENVVFRDTGVYKVRVMHAMRKNGSVEGLEILEGITDVGLEIVKSKK; encoded by the coding sequence ATGCCTAAGTACAGCATATCCATACTCTTGGTTTTACTCTTGGTTTCTTGTAACAAAGAACTGGCGTATTCAGAATTTCAACCAATAGCGAACGGAAAATGGCCGGCCACCGACACCTTGGAGTTCCAGGTTTCAAATCTAGACTCGTTGCAACGGCACAACATGTTCATCAATGTGCGCAACAACGATGCCTTTCCGTTCAGCAACCTGTTTTTGATAACCGAATTCGAACATCCCAGGGGGGAAACGGTACGTGACACCTTGGAGTACGAAATGGCCAAACCCAATGGCGAATGGTTGGGCACGGGCCATGGCAGCATTAAAGAGAGCAAACTTTGGTATAGGGAAAACGTCGTTTTTCGTGATACCGGCGTATATAAGGTTAGGGTAATGCATGCCATGCGCAAGAATGGCAGTGTTGAGGGTCTTGAAATTTTAGAGGGCATTACCGATGTCGGACTTGAGATAGTGAAAAGCAAAAAGTAA
- a CDS encoding CoA transferase subunit B: MLDKNGIARRIAKEVKDGYYVNLGIGIPTLVANFVRDDISVEFQSENGVLGMGPFPFEGEEDPDIINAGKQTITTLPGASFFDSAMSFSMIRGQHVDLTILGAMEVAENGDIANWKIPGKMVKGMGGAMDLVASAENIIVAMMHTNKAGKSKLLKRCTLPLTGVGCVKKIVTNLAVLEVTPEGFLLLERVPGVSVDDIKAATEGKLVVEGDVPEMVL, from the coding sequence ATGTTAGATAAAAACGGAATAGCAAGGCGGATAGCCAAAGAGGTCAAAGATGGGTATTATGTAAACCTAGGTATCGGCATCCCCACCTTGGTTGCAAACTTTGTACGCGACGATATCAGTGTGGAGTTTCAAAGCGAGAATGGCGTATTGGGCATGGGCCCTTTTCCTTTCGAGGGAGAGGAAGACCCCGACATCATCAATGCTGGCAAGCAGACCATCACCACGTTGCCAGGGGCCTCTTTTTTTGATTCGGCCATGAGTTTCTCCATGATCCGAGGGCAACATGTCGACCTCACCATTCTAGGGGCCATGGAGGTTGCCGAGAATGGCGATATCGCCAACTGGAAGATTCCAGGTAAAATGGTAAAGGGCATGGGCGGTGCCATGGACCTTGTGGCTTCGGCCGAGAACATAATCGTGGCCATGATGCACACCAACAAGGCCGGCAAATCAAAATTATTGAAACGATGTACCCTGCCCTTGACCGGGGTGGGCTGTGTCAAAAAAATCGTCACCAACCTGGCGGTGCTCGAGGTAACCCCTGAGGGTTTTCTGCTGCTAGAAAGGGTTCCTGGTGTTTCGGTAGATGATATCAAGGCGGCCACCGAAGGAAAACTGGTTGTCGAAGGTGATGTGCCCGAGATGGTGCTGTGA
- a CDS encoding PSP1 domain-containing protein, producing the protein MACSSCSTGKDGQPRGCRNNGTCGSDGCNKLTVFDWLSNMSLPNGQKPFDCVEVRFKNSRKEFFRNADDLPLAIGDIVATQAKSGHDVGIVSLTGELVKVQMKRKKVSWDDKALPKIYRKATQRDIDVWQKCRNKEEEIKKRSREIAISLNLQMKLSDVEFQGDGSKATFYYTAEERVDFRQLIKDMARAFGIRIEMRQIGYRQEAQRLGGIGSCGRELCCSTWLTDFRSVNTASARYQQLALNPQKLAGQCGKLKCCLNYELDMYLEALKDFPAPDTKLQTEKGVAFCQKVDIFKETLWFSYRNDPSNWHALNKKQVQEIVKLNSGGKKIASLEEYAADNVKEDRLAFENVVGQDSLTRFDKPKRRRKGNKKHNRRNKKRKTSPNA; encoded by the coding sequence ATGGCGTGCAGCAGTTGTTCAACCGGTAAGGATGGGCAGCCGCGAGGTTGCAGGAACAATGGAACCTGTGGCTCTGATGGTTGTAACAAGCTTACGGTTTTCGATTGGCTTTCGAATATGTCGCTTCCCAATGGTCAAAAACCATTTGACTGCGTTGAGGTCCGGTTTAAAAACAGCAGAAAGGAATTTTTTAGAAATGCTGACGACCTCCCATTGGCAATCGGCGATATCGTGGCTACCCAAGCAAAGTCGGGCCACGATGTGGGTATTGTGAGCCTTACGGGCGAGCTCGTGAAAGTCCAGATGAAGCGTAAAAAGGTTTCTTGGGATGATAAGGCCCTTCCTAAGATTTACAGAAAAGCCACGCAACGCGATATCGACGTATGGCAGAAGTGCCGTAACAAGGAGGAAGAAATCAAAAAACGTTCCCGAGAGATTGCCATTTCGCTCAATCTGCAGATGAAGCTCAGTGATGTTGAGTTCCAGGGCGATGGGTCGAAGGCCACGTTCTATTACACGGCCGAAGAGCGCGTTGATTTTAGACAGCTCATCAAAGACATGGCCAGGGCATTTGGCATTCGTATCGAAATGCGCCAAATAGGGTACCGGCAAGAGGCCCAGCGTCTGGGGGGTATAGGTTCTTGCGGCAGAGAGCTCTGTTGCTCCACTTGGCTGACCGACTTCAGGTCGGTGAACACCGCTTCTGCCCGTTACCAACAATTGGCGCTGAACCCCCAAAAATTGGCGGGGCAATGTGGTAAATTAAAATGCTGTCTCAACTATGAACTCGACATGTACCTTGAGGCACTCAAAGACTTTCCTGCGCCCGACACAAAACTTCAGACAGAGAAAGGGGTGGCCTTTTGCCAAAAGGTAGATATCTTCAAGGAAACCCTATGGTTCTCATACCGCAATGATCCTTCCAACTGGCATGCGCTCAACAAGAAACAGGTACAAGAAATCGTAAAATTGAACAGTGGGGGCAAGAAGATCGCAAGCCTTGAAGAGTACGCTGCCGACAATGTGAAAGAAGATAGGTTGGCCTTTGAAAATGTAGTGGGCCAAGACAGCCTTACCCGTTTCGATAAGCCAAAACGCCGAAGAAAGGGCAACAAAAAGCACAATAGGCGCAACAAAAAAAGAAAGACATCTCCCAATGCCTAA